From Corticium candelabrum chromosome 9, ooCorCand1.1, whole genome shotgun sequence:
CATGTACAGCAAACGCCTCAAGGAGGAGTGAGTGTGGACAGAACAATGAGATGCCAATCAAATTACTGGCATCACGAGAACAAGCTCATCATCAGAGTTAAGGACGTTTTCACACCCTCACCAAGCACCGTTAGTGTTACATGGCAAGTTACTGTTGAATCAACAGAGATGAAATTCTGGACTACTGCCATAGACACTTCAATAGTTTGGAACAACTACTCAAATTCACTGTTTTGGACAGGTGGACCTCTAAACGAAATGCCTCTAAATGAATCATACAACCCATTAGACCCAATCAAGTTACCAACAAAATCGAGTAATTATTtcaggtatatatatatatatatatatatatatatatatatatatatatatattatcatTCTACTGTCTAATGTTACTGCAGTGCCTGTACATGCTGTACTGATTTTAGGTATGGTGGTGGAAAAACTGACATTCGTGACCCACAAGTTGTAGTATCTCCATCAATGGCAATACCTGTTGCAACTCGCATTAATCCACAAGATGACACAGGTGTGAGCATTTTATTCTCTCCTGAAGACTCTCCTGTTTACTCTCTGCTCAATTCTTATTCATTTGGTTCTAACTTTGAGATGGCCGTCTTCAACTATTCGCGTCAATACCACCGACTGGGAAATATGTCTACAGCAGTGGTCTTTACACAAGACATTATCATTCATGAAGGCTGCTGGAGGGCCCCATTAGCTTGGATGACCGAGAAATATATAGAGTACTTTCGGCCAGATCAACGAGTTGACACTTACTCTTTGGATGGTGCAGGGGCATATGCAGACTACAATGGATTCCAGTTAGATGTAAGTGGTGATTACGCCAATATaattagtaaatatattatttgtaaTTACTTTTGGTTTctcaataaattaatacaaagttaatataaataaaagtagtgtataaataaatataatttgaatagaaataaatattttaatacaaatatacCAGTATAAAGTTAACTTTCGCTCTAATGTTTTTGTTCTGATAGTCTGACAAGTTTGATAACATGGATTTTACTGTCAACTGGGACGCTACCTTTCCATACCCGTATCATGGCATGTGGCTCCCTTACTCCCCCTTCTACTCAAGTCCATGGCTCACCTGCTTTCCTCATCATCTACAGAACGGCACGTCACAACCATGTATCAATCTTACTTACTCTAACGTAGATTCCTACTACCAAACACTAAGGTCAGCTGGATTCCATAGCCTGGCTTACGCTAATCTGTTTGAATACGGTTTTAATATCGTGGAACTTAATGCAACTCTCGACTGTCCCCCTAATGCTACAAATCAAACAAAGATTACTTGTGACTCTAACCATTTTCTTCGTCAAAACTTTTCATCAGCTATAttgagagacagaaagacgaatAAGATGATATATGGAGGAGATGGTGTATCAATCATTATGGATCCGGGAACTGACGTGTATCAAACTCATATTTTAAATATGGCTAAAACCATCATAACAAAGACGTCCTGTGAAGGAATTGCTATTGATCGTCAAGACTGGATAGGATACGTTAACCCTCATCGAGACGATGGACGCACGTGGTTTGCCACTCCTGACACCGACGGTTCGGTTAGTCAAGCCATGATCTTCTCTTGGAAAGAAACCATGTCGGTTCTGGCGGCGCTGATGCACAAGGCTGGAAGAGCCATATTTATCAACGATCACACCTACAGATTGGACATGATGCAAAACGTTGATGGATTTTATGACGAATTTGGAGATAACAATGCCAAAATGATGGCCACGTCTCTATTGTCTATTGGTGGTAAGCCTGCAATAGCTTGGAATCACGACACAACAACAGATCTAGACGAATTTCTGCAGCGGCATCTATTCTGGGGAGTCTACCCAACAGTTCCGTTCCCTACAAACGACCATTCAATTAATCCGAGTTCGTCTGTTGATGTCTTCTTTGAAGACTATGGACCTCTGTTTGCTGCCTTGCGGGGTAAGCGATGGGTTCTCGATGTGCATGCTGTAGCTCTCACCAACAACAGTGCTCAAGCAAACGTCTATCAAACAAAGAATTCGTTCGTCGTTGCTGTGGTTTTTGGCCAAGAAAGCG
This genomic window contains:
- the LOC134184485 gene encoding uncharacterized protein LOC134184485, encoding MTLLVALAVVLSCCLRVNVASCLPVISIDENKERSVAICISQISGEIQSVSGQVNGRQVKHEVVGATQPDGCYAEESGVHVQQTPQGGVSVDRTMRCQSNYWHHENKLIIRVKDVFTPSPSTVSVTWQVTVESTEMKFWTTAIDTSIVWNNYSNSLFWTGGPLNEMPLNESYNPLDPIKLPTKSSNYFRYGGGKTDIRDPQVVVSPSMAIPVATRINPQDDTGVSILFSPEDSPVYSLLNSYSFGSNFEMAVFNYSRQYHRLGNMSTAVVFTQDIIIHEGCWRAPLAWMTEKYIEYFRPDQRVDTYSLDGAGAYADYNGFQLDSDKFDNMDFTVNWDATFPYPYHGMWLPYSPFYSSPWLTCFPHHLQNGTSQPCINLTYSNVDSYYQTLRSAGFHSLAYANLFEYGFNIVELNATLDCPPNATNQTKITCDSNHFLRQNFSSAILRDRKTNKMIYGGDGVSIIMDPGTDVYQTHILNMAKTIITKTSCEGIAIDRQDWIGYVNPHRDDGRTWFATPDTDGSVSQAMIFSWKETMSVLAALMHKAGRAIFINDHTYRLDMMQNVDGFYDEFGDNNAKMMATSLLSIGGKPAIAWNHDTTTDLDEFLQRHLFWGVYPTVPFPTNDHSINPSSSVDVFFEDYGPLFAALRGKRWVLDVHAVALTNNSAQANVYQTKNSFVVAVVFGQESESEVEILLKIKEIQAKPKRLAALYPGSRDQHELGRATYSNGALTIIVKLSRGCALLLIEPI